One Micromonospora eburnea genomic region harbors:
- a CDS encoding SigE family RNA polymerase sigma factor, translating to MTFEEYVGSRGPALLRLARLLTGDEHRAEDLTQDVLARAYVHWRKIAGADRPDVYVRRMLVNANHSWWRRRSSRELALDTFADRADHDDLSGEAADRDEMWRLIRSLPDRQRAVLVLRYYEDLDDATIAQILDCSPVTVRTHAMRALAHLRERCGAPTTNGSRP from the coding sequence GTGACCTTCGAGGAGTACGTCGGCAGCCGCGGCCCGGCCCTGTTGCGCCTGGCCCGGCTGCTGACCGGTGACGAGCACCGGGCCGAGGACCTGACCCAGGACGTCCTGGCGCGCGCGTACGTGCACTGGCGCAAGATCGCCGGTGCCGACCGGCCGGACGTGTACGTGCGCCGGATGCTGGTCAACGCCAACCACTCGTGGTGGCGGCGGCGGTCCAGCCGGGAGTTGGCCCTGGACACCTTCGCCGACCGGGCCGACCATGACGATCTGAGCGGCGAGGCGGCCGATCGGGACGAGATGTGGCGGCTGATCCGGTCGTTGCCCGACCGCCAGCGCGCCGTGCTGGTGCTGCGCTACTACGAGGACCTGGACGACGCCACGATCGCCCAGATCCTCGACTGCTCCCCGGTCACCGTCCGCACCCACGCGATGCGGGCGCTCGCCCACCTGCGGGAGCGCTGCGGCGCCCCGACGACCAACGGGAGCCGGCCGTGA
- a CDS encoding alpha/beta hydrolase encodes MSTPIRASSILPGRREDIELHTADGLTLVGELARPLDRAPAGTLVCLHPLPTHGGMMDSHVFRKAAWRLPALADLAVLRFNTRGTSSVRGTSEGAFDGAVGERFDVAAAIEYAEFQELPNIWLVGWSFGTDLALKYGCDPAVAGAVLLSPPLRFSEPADLAVWAESGKPLTALVPEFDDYLRPEEARQRFAAVPQAEVVGVPGAKHLWVGDAETALDEIVRRVNPAVPVPLPTTWDGPMETGDVSAYADRTVAAFADTPVPGPQQRRAG; translated from the coding sequence GTGAGCACACCGATCCGTGCGTCGTCGATCCTGCCCGGTCGTCGGGAGGACATCGAGCTGCACACCGCCGACGGGTTGACGCTGGTCGGCGAGCTGGCCCGCCCGCTGGACCGGGCGCCGGCCGGCACCCTGGTCTGCCTGCACCCGCTGCCCACCCACGGCGGGATGATGGACAGCCACGTGTTCCGCAAGGCCGCCTGGCGGCTGCCCGCGCTGGCCGACCTGGCCGTGCTCCGGTTCAACACCCGGGGCACCAGCAGCGTCCGGGGCACCAGCGAGGGCGCCTTCGACGGCGCGGTCGGCGAGCGGTTCGACGTCGCCGCCGCCATCGAGTACGCCGAGTTTCAGGAGCTGCCGAACATCTGGCTGGTCGGCTGGTCGTTCGGCACCGACCTGGCGCTGAAGTACGGTTGCGACCCGGCGGTGGCCGGGGCCGTCCTGCTCTCCCCGCCGCTGCGCTTCTCCGAGCCGGCGGACCTGGCCGTCTGGGCCGAGTCGGGCAAGCCGCTCACCGCCCTGGTGCCCGAGTTCGACGACTATCTGCGCCCCGAGGAGGCCCGGCAGCGCTTCGCGGCCGTGCCGCAGGCCGAGGTGGTCGGGGTGCCCGGCGCCAAGCACCTGTGGGTCGGCGACGCGGAGACGGCGCTCGACGAGATCGTCCGGCGGGTCAATCCGGCCGTGCCGGTGCCGCTGCCGACGACCTGGGACGGCCCGATGGAGACCGGCGACGTCAGCGCGTACGCCGACCGGACGGTGGCCGCCTTCGCCGACACCCCGGTGCCCGGGCCGCAGCAGCGGCGGGCGGGCTGA